One window of Amaranthus tricolor cultivar Red isolate AtriRed21 chromosome 13, ASM2621246v1, whole genome shotgun sequence genomic DNA carries:
- the LOC130798476 gene encoding formin-like protein 1 codes for MTKTSIKMPIIFSLLFFLSFSHGFTTSTLNPNRRILHQPFFPLDSSPAPTQSPPLPPPSTPSSDQQPFFPTYPSPPPPPTPTSSPFASFPANISSLILPHSPSSKPVSKKLVAVTVAISLSAAIIAAVALFFYFRGKRRRTYGDSDKMSRSETTTTASSSVFRASSNGNNAGLPPRPPKLRHPSNNSSEFLYLGTLVDSTTINGNAGRGVRGVGVRKMDSPELQPLPPLSGRQPSSQEQQPPPQQQQHEHQYQYQAQIHHHYQHSYQQQSQERVEEDQDEFYSPRGSVSGRESGSGSRRVFAAVVQAQAQVEKLNAGGEVNSEASSLSSSSSSSGSPSRSATISISPPVSASPKRSSNPKSSPEFIELQVQPPVMAASPPLPEIPFSPPYSLTSSPEREMETIKEENEAEESPLLSNNSSSSRMNSPPESPRLSPLNGKIGKMSPQEREWGVLGRNPRSPSPASPSMSNSSSTRSRKSSPLSALNLKLPAFLGGGKRKDSPESTSVSNSPISPHSPQSSISPISSTASPSHSSRSYCASPLSAASGSSRHSPTLPTSTNSVPKNASPARSSGVGTSAPPAAPPPPPPPPPPMRRSQSPPPPPPPPPVSEPHVAVATPLKPMAVEKQSAESLMDSSHSEETTPKPKLKPLHWDKVRASSDREMVWDQLRSSSFKLNEEMIETLFVVNAPNSNQKELPRKPVQPSPVQENRVLDPKKAQNIAILLRALNVTMEEVCEALMEGNAEILGAELLESLLKMAPTKEEERKLKDYKDDSPVKLWPAEKFLKAVIDIPFAFKRVEAMLYMTNFESEVEYLKKSFETLEAACDELRNSRMFLKLLEAVLKTGNRMNVGTNRGDAHAFKLDTLLKLVDVKGADGKTTLLHFVVQEIIRTEGQRLSTADNEASNDEAKCRKLGLQVVSGLSSELTSVKKAAAMDSDVLSNDVAKLTLGLANIGEIVRLNEQSHFQESNGKFSESMNRFMKMAEEEIIRVQAQESVALSLVKEITEYFHGNSAKEEAHPFRIFTVVRDFLTILERVCKEVGMINERTIVSSAHRFPVPVNPMLPVPVNPFLPQVLPGFPGRRQSSSSDDDTP; via the exons ATGACTAAAACCTCCATTAAAATGCCcatcattttctctctcctcttcttCCTCTCCTTCTCCCATGGATTCACTACCTCTACATTAAACCCCAACCGTCGTATTCTCCACCAGCCTTTTTTCCCTCTCGATTCTTCTCCTGCTCCAACACAATCTCCACCTCTTCCACCACCTTCTACTCCGTCTTCCGATCAACAACCCTTTTTCCCAACTTATCCttctccaccaccaccacctacACCAACATCTTCCCCATTCGCTTCTTTCCCTGCCAACATTTCATCTCTCATTCTCCCTCATTCCCCTTCTTCTAAGCCTGTTTCTAAGAAGCTTGTTGCTGTTACAGTTGCGATTTCGCTTTCTGCTGCTATCATCGCTGCGGTTGCGCTTTTCTTTTACTTTCGTGGGAAACGCAGGCGCACTTATGGGGATAGTGATAAGATGTCTAGATCGGAAACTACTACTACTGCATCCAGTTCTGTGTTTAGAGCTTCTTCTAATGGTAATAATGCCGGTCTTCCTCCTAGACCGCCGAAGCTGAGACACCCATCTAATAATAGCTCTGAGTTTTTATACTTGGGTACTTTGGTTGATTCTACCACCATTAATGGTAATGCAGGTCGTGGAGTAAGAGGGGTTGGAGTTCGAAAAATGGATTCTCCTGAACTTCAACCGCTGCCGCCATTAAGCGGGCGGCAGCCATCTTCGCAGGAACAACAACCGCCACCACAACAGCAGCAACATGAACATCAATATCAATATCAAGCTCagattcatcatcattatcagcaTAGTTATCAACAACAATCACAAGAAAGAGTTGAGGAGGATCAAGATGAGTTTTACTCACCTAGGGGATCAGTGAGTGGCAGAGAAAGTGGATCCGGTTCAAGAAGAGTGTTTGCAGCTGTTGTTCAAGCTCAAGCTCAAGTTGAGAAGCTTAATGCTGGTGGAGAAGTGAATTCTGAAGCTTCCTCGTTATCATCGTCTTCATCTAGTAGTGGATCTCCGTCGCGATCAGCTACAATTAGTATTTCTCCACCGGTGAGTGCGAGTCCGAAGCGATCATCAAACCCTAAATCGTCCCCGGAATTCATCGAGCTTCAAGTTCAACCTCCCGTAATGGCAGCATCGCCTCCATTACCAGAGATTCCGTTTTCGCCGCCGTATTCTCTCACATCATCGCCGGAGAGAGAGATGGAGACaattaaagaagaaaatgaagcaGAAGAATCGCCATTGTTATCGAACAATTCAAGCTCTAGTAGAATGAATTCTCCACCTGAATCTCCGAGATTATCACCACTGAATGGAAAAATTGGGAAGATGTCACCGCAGGAAAGGGAATGGGGAGTTTTAGGTCGAAATCCACGTTCTCCGTCACCAGCATCGCCATCAATGTCGAATTCTTCGAGCACTCGAAGTCGGAAATCATCACCACTTTCAGCACTGAATCTGAAATTGCCTGCTTTTTTGGGAGGAGGTAAGAGAAAGGATTCTCCAGAATCTACATCAGTTTCGAATTCTCCTATCTCACCTCATTCTCCTCAATCGTCAATTTCTCCGATTTCTTCAACTGCGTCGCCATCACATAGCTCGAGATCTTATTGTGCTTCGCCATTGTCGGCTGCTTCAGGAAGCAGTCGACACTCACCAACGTTGCCAACGTCAACGAATTCTGTGCCAAAAAATGCATCACCTGCGAGGAGCAGCGGCGTTGGGACTTCTGCTCCTCCTGCAGCTCCACCCCCGCCTCCACCGCCTCCTCCTCCAATGAGGAGGTCCCAAAGTCCACCTCCACCGCCTCCTCCGCCACCTGTGAGTGAACCACATGTAGCTGTAGCGACACCGCTTAAACCCATGGCGGTTGAGAAACAATCGGCTGAATCATTGATGGATAGTTCTCATAGCGAGGAGACTACACCCAAGCCGAAGTTGAAGCCATTACATTGGGATAAAGTTAGGGCGAGTTCAGATAGGGAAATGGTGTGGGATCAGCTCAGATCAAGCTCTTTCAA ATTGAATGAAGAAATGATCGAGACATTGTTTGTAGTAAATGCTCCAAATTCAAATCAGAAGGAACTGCCTCGGAAACCCGTTCAACCTTCGCCTGTGCAAGAGAATAGGGTGCTTGATCCAAAGAAGGCTCAAAATATTGCCATCTTGTTAAGGGCACTTAATGTGACTATGGAAGAAGTTTGTGAAGCTCTCATGGAAG GTAATGCTGAGATTCTTGGAGCCGAGCTTCTTGAGAGTTTACTGAAAATGGCGCCGACTAAGGAAGAAGAGCGTAAGTTAAAGGATTACAAAGATGATTCACCTGTCAAGCTTTGGCCGGCTGAGAAGTTTTTGAAAGCCGTGATTGATATACCTTTTGCATTTAAGAGGGTGGAGGCAATGTTATATATGACCAATTTTGAGTCTGAGGTCGAGTACTTGAAGAAATCTTTCGAGACTCTTGAG GCAGCTTGCGATGAGCTTCGAAACAGTAGAATGTTCCTAAAGCTCTTAGAAGCAGTCCTAAAAACTGGGAACCGCATGAATGTGGGGACAAACCGGGGAGACGCTCATGCTTTCAAGCTCGACACATTGCTTAAGCTTGTTGATGTCAAAGGTGCTGATGGAAAAACCACACTTTTGCATTTTGTCGTGCAGGAAATAATACGAACTGAAGGGCAACGACTATCTACTGCCGACAACGAAGCTTCAAATGATGAAGCCAAATGCAGGAAACTGGGTTTGCAAGTTGTTTCAGGGCTCAGCTCAGAGCTCACCAGTGTCAAAAAAGCTGCTGCCATGGATTCTGATGTTCTCAGTAACGATGTTGCGAAGCTAACTTTAGGTCTTGCAAACATCGGGGAGATCGTCAGGCTAAACGAACAATCACATTTTCAGGAAAGCAATGGAAAGTTTTCTGAATCCATGAACAGATTTATGAAAATGGCAGAAGAAGAAATCATCAGAGTTCAAGCGCAGGAAAGTGTGGCTCTTTCGTTAGTGAAAGAGATTACAGAATACTTCCACGGCAACTCAGCTAAGGAAGAAGCGCATCCATTTAGAATCTTCACGGTTGTGAGGGACTTCCTTACAATCTTAGAACGCGTCTGTAAGGAAGTAGGCATGATCAACGAACGGACAATAGTCAGCTCTGCGCATAGATTTCCCGTACCAGTGAACCCAATGCTCCCTGTTCCCGTAAATCCATTCCTTCCCCAAGTGTTGCCGGGTTTTCCTGGCCGGAGACAGTCTAGTTCCTCAGATGATGATACACCATAG